Proteins from one Enoplosus armatus isolate fEnoArm2 chromosome 4, fEnoArm2.hap1, whole genome shotgun sequence genomic window:
- the hdr gene encoding hematopoietic death receptor isoform X1, translated as MTASRVCKVFLVLIGLLKTTGAFPQSGLDPGGSRTQRDVACREDMEYLNGNICCLNCEAGTRMVSPCTTPEQKGKCEECNDGTYTEHSNGLKHCFKCTQCRSDQDIVRGCTQTQDTECQCKSGRFCAPDQACEVCKKCSRCKKDEEIVRNCTSTTNTECKKIQTSAGSASGNTLVIVPLSLFAVLLVIVAVGVYMWRRCRATDSQRNPSDGQKAGQHYSDNCPTEDGSNGETRRRSCSNLMLPRPLVRAKSSTGTEDERKVLCESLNSSASNSQHSLTGPVSDPTPPPRASPTLPRRPNRREDEQFPKLVPLNGVESLMKCFEYFEEMDITYHKRFFRYLGINDNVVKSKEGLPYQDRIHELLNVWVEKEGREASLNDLLKTLLDLNQRQTAETIKENAIDSGQYRELMTGELYSPVISTAQGHL; from the exons ATGACCGCGTCCCGGGTTTGTAAG GTTTTTTTGGTATTGATCGGGCTCCTCAAAACAACGGGGGCGTTTCCTCAGTCTGGCCTTGACCCGGGAGGCAGCAGGACACAGCGGGATGTCGCCTGCAGAGAAGACATGGAGTACCTGAACGGCAACATCTGCTGTCTAAACTGTGAAGCTG gtACACGTATGGTATCACCCTGCACCACACCAGAACAAAAGGGGAAGTGTGAGGAATGCAACGATGGGACATACACTGAGCACAGCAATGGACTGAAGCATTGTTTCAAGTGCACACAGTGTCGCTCAG ATCAGGACATTGTCAGGGGATGTACCCAAACTCAAGATACTGAATGTCAGTGCAAATCGGGAAGATTCTGTGCTCCTGACCAAGCATGTGAAGTGTGCAAGAAGTGTTCAAG GTGTAaaaaagatgaagagatagtGAGGAACTGCACCTCCACTACCAACACTGAGTGCAAGAAAATCCAGACCAGCGCTGGCTCTGCCTCAG gaaatacCTTGGTGATTGTGCCACTTtcactgtttgctgttttgctgGTAATTGTGGCAGTAGGCGTGTACATGTGGAGACGCTGTAGAGCAACAG ATTCTCAGAGGAATCCGTCTGACGGGCAGAAAGCTGGACAG CATTACAGTGACAACTGTCCCACTGAGGATGGAAGTAACGGAGAAACCCGAAGGCGGAGCTGCTCCAATCTGATGCTGCCCCGCCCCCTGGTGAGAGCTAAATCCTCCACTGGTACGGAGGATGAGCGCAAAGTGCTGTGTGAAAGCCTCAACAGCTCAGCCAGTAACTCCCAGCACAGTTTAACTGGCCCGGTCTCTGACCCCACACCTCCCCCCCGAGCCAGTCCCACGCTCCCCAGGCGGCCCAACAGGAGG gaAGATGAGCAATTCCCCAAGCTTGTTCCTTTGAATg gtgtAGAGTCTTTGATGAAATGCTTTGAGTATTTTGAAGAAATGGACATCACCTACCACAAGAGATTCTTCCGTTACCTTGGCATTAATGACAATGTGGTCAAAAGCAAAGAGGGCCTTCCCTATCAAGACAGGATCCATGAATTGCTGAATGTTTGGGTGGAGAAAGAGGGCAGAGAAGCCAGCTTAAATGACCTACTGAAAACATTACTTGATTTGAATCAAAGGCAAACAGCAGAGACTATCAAGGAGAATGCTATTGACAGTGGTCAGTACAGAGAATTAATGACAGGTGAATTGTATTCACCTGTCATTAGCACGGCACAAGGCCACCTATAG
- the hdr gene encoding hematopoietic death receptor isoform X2, translating into MTASRVCKVFLVLIGLLKTTGAFPQSGLDPGGSRTQRDVACREDMEYLNGNICCLNCEAGTRMVSPCTTPEQKGKCEECNDGTYTEHSNGLKHCFKCTQCRSDQDIVRGCTQTQDTECQCKSGRFCAPDQACEVCKKCSRCKKDEEIVRNCTSTTNTECKKIQTSAGSASGNTLVIVPLSLFAVLLVIVAVGVYMWRRCRATDSQRNPSDGQKAGQHYSDNCPTEDGSNGETRRRSCSNLMLPRPLEDEQFPKLVPLNGVESLMKCFEYFEEMDITYHKRFFRYLGINDNVVKSKEGLPYQDRIHELLNVWVEKEGREASLNDLLKTLLDLNQRQTAETIKENAIDSGQYRELMTGELYSPVISTAQGHL; encoded by the exons ATGACCGCGTCCCGGGTTTGTAAG GTTTTTTTGGTATTGATCGGGCTCCTCAAAACAACGGGGGCGTTTCCTCAGTCTGGCCTTGACCCGGGAGGCAGCAGGACACAGCGGGATGTCGCCTGCAGAGAAGACATGGAGTACCTGAACGGCAACATCTGCTGTCTAAACTGTGAAGCTG gtACACGTATGGTATCACCCTGCACCACACCAGAACAAAAGGGGAAGTGTGAGGAATGCAACGATGGGACATACACTGAGCACAGCAATGGACTGAAGCATTGTTTCAAGTGCACACAGTGTCGCTCAG ATCAGGACATTGTCAGGGGATGTACCCAAACTCAAGATACTGAATGTCAGTGCAAATCGGGAAGATTCTGTGCTCCTGACCAAGCATGTGAAGTGTGCAAGAAGTGTTCAAG GTGTAaaaaagatgaagagatagtGAGGAACTGCACCTCCACTACCAACACTGAGTGCAAGAAAATCCAGACCAGCGCTGGCTCTGCCTCAG gaaatacCTTGGTGATTGTGCCACTTtcactgtttgctgttttgctgGTAATTGTGGCAGTAGGCGTGTACATGTGGAGACGCTGTAGAGCAACAG ATTCTCAGAGGAATCCGTCTGACGGGCAGAAAGCTGGACAG CATTACAGTGACAACTGTCCCACTGAGGATGGAAGTAACGGAGAAACCCGAAGGCGGAGCTGCTCCAATCTGATGCTGCCCCGCCCCCTG gaAGATGAGCAATTCCCCAAGCTTGTTCCTTTGAATg gtgtAGAGTCTTTGATGAAATGCTTTGAGTATTTTGAAGAAATGGACATCACCTACCACAAGAGATTCTTCCGTTACCTTGGCATTAATGACAATGTGGTCAAAAGCAAAGAGGGCCTTCCCTATCAAGACAGGATCCATGAATTGCTGAATGTTTGGGTGGAGAAAGAGGGCAGAGAAGCCAGCTTAAATGACCTACTGAAAACATTACTTGATTTGAATCAAAGGCAAACAGCAGAGACTATCAAGGAGAATGCTATTGACAGTGGTCAGTACAGAGAATTAATGACAGGTGAATTGTATTCACCTGTCATTAGCACGGCACAAGGCCACCTATAG